In one window of Tellurirhabdus rosea DNA:
- a CDS encoding GLPGLI family protein produces MKHWLIAVGLLLGAAAHGQDKSQGLVTYQRVEYWAKIIQRLPYLSKEEKDRVTMTWGSRDEGGKTKMKLAFDPNQSVYTYLSESGQSEDGQWSWRQTDYLIQRNYAQEKKTEIHEMLGKTYIIEDSLRTPKWKILNQLKDIAGYVCMKAETFDPVKNQKITAWFANDLTIPAGPERYYGLPGLIMELDINDGDVVITALNVEFKDVKKDLTLPKLKGKKIKDADYEKLLTDHIRDSIKAQRNPYWAIQY; encoded by the coding sequence ATGAAACATTGGTTGATCGCCGTGGGACTGCTGCTGGGGGCAGCGGCTCACGGACAGGATAAAAGCCAGGGGCTGGTGACCTACCAGCGGGTCGAGTACTGGGCTAAAATCATCCAGCGACTCCCGTACCTGAGCAAGGAAGAGAAAGACCGCGTCACGATGACCTGGGGCAGCCGCGACGAAGGCGGCAAGACCAAAATGAAGCTGGCCTTCGATCCAAACCAGAGCGTGTACACCTACCTGAGCGAATCCGGGCAGTCGGAAGACGGCCAGTGGTCGTGGCGACAGACCGACTACCTCATTCAGCGGAATTACGCCCAGGAAAAGAAAACGGAAATCCATGAAATGCTCGGCAAAACCTACATTATCGAGGATTCGCTGCGCACGCCGAAGTGGAAAATCCTGAATCAGTTGAAAGACATAGCCGGGTATGTCTGCATGAAGGCCGAAACGTTTGATCCGGTCAAAAACCAGAAAATTACGGCCTGGTTTGCCAACGACCTGACGATTCCGGCTGGTCCGGAGCGCTATTACGGCCTGCCCGGCCTGATCATGGAACTGGACATCAATGACGGGGATGTCGTGATCACCGCCCTGAACGTCGAATTCAAAGACGTGAAGAAGGACCTGACCCTGCCCAAACTGAAGGGCAAAAAAATCAAGGACGCCGACTACGAAAAACTCCTCACCGACCACATCCGCGACAGCATCAAGGCCCAGCGAAACCCGTACTGGGCGATACAGTATTGA
- the rsmA gene encoding 16S rRNA (adenine(1518)-N(6)/adenine(1519)-N(6))-dimethyltransferase RsmA, with product MSVRPKKHLGQHFLKDLSIAQRIAGLLSGHGGYPNVLEIGPGMGVLTQYLLPDGRFTTHVIEIDAESVVYLNDHFPMLRGRIIEGDFLRKNLATLFEGPVAVIGNFPYNISSQIFFKVLEHRQQVPEVVCMLQKEVAQRIASPPGNKDYGILSVLLQAFYDIKYEFTVDAGVFQPPPKVQSGVISLRRNGVEKLDCDEKKFFQVVKQGFNNRRKTLRNALKPLGLPEAMQTHPLLDKRAEQLGVKEFVELTQCIHGL from the coding sequence ATGTCCGTTCGCCCGAAAAAACACCTTGGTCAGCATTTTCTGAAAGATTTGAGCATTGCCCAGCGTATCGCCGGGCTGCTGTCGGGGCATGGCGGCTACCCGAACGTGCTCGAAATCGGCCCCGGCATGGGCGTTCTGACGCAATACCTGCTGCCCGACGGGCGCTTTACGACGCACGTCATTGAAATCGACGCGGAGTCGGTCGTGTACCTGAACGACCATTTTCCGATGCTTCGCGGGCGGATTATTGAAGGCGATTTTCTCAGAAAAAACCTGGCGACGCTGTTTGAAGGGCCGGTGGCCGTGATCGGCAATTTTCCCTATAACATTTCGTCGCAGATTTTCTTTAAAGTGCTGGAGCATCGCCAGCAGGTGCCGGAAGTGGTGTGCATGCTGCAGAAAGAAGTTGCCCAGCGCATCGCTTCGCCGCCGGGCAACAAAGATTACGGCATTCTGAGCGTGCTGCTGCAGGCGTTTTACGACATCAAATACGAATTCACGGTCGATGCGGGCGTGTTCCAGCCGCCGCCGAAAGTGCAGTCGGGCGTTATCAGCCTGCGGCGCAACGGCGTGGAAAAGCTCGACTGCGACGAAAAGAAATTTTTCCAGGTCGTCAAACAGGGGTTCAACAACCGCCGAAAAACCCTCCGCAACGCGCTGAAGCCGCTGGGCCTGCCCGAAGCCATGCAGACCCATCCGCTGCTGGACAAACGGGCCGAGCAGCTGGGCGTGAAGGAGTTTGTGGAATTGACACAATGTATCCACGGGCTTTAG
- a CDS encoding TonB-dependent receptor family protein: protein MRNLFLLLLAIVGWQAALAQAPARVTIRGTAADSAGAALSEATVMLLTPKDSTLINYGRSNSKGAFEFKNVKKGTYLLKMSFVGYIPFQQEVTTGEDAVLDLGTLKMKPITKELFEVVIKTAKAPLMIKGDTIEYNVSSFKVPPGATVEELLRKLPGVQVDQDGNIKAQGQDVRKVTVDGKQFFGTDPKQATKNLPAEALTKVQVFNDRTEQAKLTGIDDGKKEKTINLELKESFKKGGFGKLTAGAGPMSKVEGSANAPRAEAKGSYNRFNKKEQFSIVGLGNNTNQTGLSWDDYQDFRGSQSFNWSDDPEFGFSNGGRFIIFSDGDDNNSFSIPTSGNRGRGFSSNLAGGSNYNYDTKKTKVSGNYYYNQNRQILDAESERKTILPDNSSFTTNDDNLRSSFNRNHRLTFRLEKNLDSLNTLIFLANGRFGDGIERYSSRQDFLRSDTLTSTTDVSNRNDFNSLAFINTLIFRHKFKKKGRNFAASLSYSFNDTHGDGGQFAKSQFVGVNTGERLLNQNQTTETDSRQSQLKAGLLYVEPLSSKVFWESFYNFSIRYDRVDRDVKDIRASDIPVRNDTLSQYYVNDYLYHRVGTGLRYTYKGMNVSVGAAGQQFTLDGRFAPDQSSTNFRTVGRTFTTIVPNVGFNYDLKNNRWLYMDYTVDVRMPSSRDLQPFLDNSNPRYLREGNPDLLPQLTHRVSSGFSMFNPANFINFFANINYGYNVNQLVYNQIINPQTLVTLTRPGNISGGQSFGTYLNFGFPLKKTKATLNLNSSLNWGENPVFVNAVKNETTSSNYNFGTRLDLTPVDWLTFYANANWNINNVRYSINKTQDQDFYNDRYGGELNLKLPKDLYFNSNFNYQIYRNSNPQFGFDQRIPILNLSVYKIFLKDNRGELRFSVYDVFKRNLGVNQYASQNFSVRESVQTLSRYFMLSFTYNLRGVKAQMRRSGW, encoded by the coding sequence ATGCGAAACCTTTTCCTGTTGCTGCTTGCCATTGTCGGATGGCAGGCGGCTCTGGCGCAGGCCCCCGCCCGTGTGACCATCCGGGGGACCGCTGCCGATTCGGCCGGTGCTGCCCTCTCCGAGGCGACCGTCATGCTCCTCACGCCCAAAGATTCTACGCTGATCAACTACGGACGCTCCAACAGCAAGGGCGCGTTTGAGTTCAAAAACGTCAAAAAAGGGACCTACCTCCTCAAAATGTCTTTCGTCGGCTACATCCCGTTCCAGCAGGAAGTGACTACAGGCGAGGATGCCGTTCTCGATCTGGGAACGCTGAAAATGAAGCCCATCACCAAGGAACTGTTTGAAGTGGTCATCAAGACCGCTAAGGCTCCGCTGATGATCAAAGGCGACACGATCGAATACAACGTCAGTTCGTTCAAGGTGCCGCCCGGGGCTACGGTCGAGGAACTGCTGCGGAAGCTCCCCGGCGTGCAGGTCGATCAGGACGGCAACATCAAGGCCCAGGGTCAGGATGTACGGAAGGTGACCGTCGACGGCAAACAGTTTTTCGGCACCGACCCCAAACAGGCAACCAAAAACCTCCCGGCCGAGGCCCTGACCAAAGTTCAGGTGTTTAACGACCGAACCGAACAGGCCAAACTGACGGGCATTGACGATGGCAAAAAAGAAAAAACCATCAACCTCGAATTGAAGGAAAGCTTCAAAAAAGGCGGTTTCGGGAAACTGACGGCCGGGGCGGGACCCATGTCGAAGGTAGAAGGGTCGGCCAACGCACCCAGAGCAGAAGCCAAAGGCAGTTACAACCGATTCAATAAAAAAGAACAGTTTTCGATCGTCGGACTGGGCAACAACACCAACCAGACCGGCCTTTCGTGGGATGATTATCAGGATTTTCGCGGCAGCCAGTCGTTCAACTGGTCGGATGATCCGGAGTTTGGCTTCAGCAATGGCGGGCGGTTTATTATCTTCTCGGACGGGGACGATAACAACAGCTTTTCCATTCCTACTTCCGGGAACCGCGGAAGAGGCTTCTCCAGCAACCTGGCGGGCGGCAGCAACTACAATTACGACACCAAAAAGACGAAAGTCAGCGGGAATTATTACTACAACCAGAACCGCCAGATTCTGGATGCCGAAAGCGAACGCAAGACAATTCTGCCGGATAACAGTTCATTCACAACGAACGATGATAACCTGCGGTCCTCGTTTAACCGCAATCACCGCCTGACGTTCCGCCTGGAGAAAAATCTGGATTCGCTCAACACGCTCATTTTTCTGGCCAACGGGCGCTTCGGCGACGGCATTGAACGCTACAGCAGCCGGCAGGATTTTTTGCGGAGCGACACCCTGACGAGCACCACCGACGTCAGCAACCGCAATGACTTCAACTCGCTGGCGTTTATCAACACGCTGATTTTCCGCCATAAATTCAAGAAGAAAGGCCGGAACTTCGCCGCCAGTCTCAGCTACAGCTTCAACGATACGCATGGCGACGGCGGGCAGTTTGCCAAAAGCCAGTTTGTCGGCGTCAATACCGGCGAACGCCTGCTGAATCAGAACCAGACCACGGAGACCGATAGCCGCCAGAGCCAGCTTAAAGCCGGTTTGCTCTACGTCGAACCGCTTTCCAGCAAAGTCTTCTGGGAGTCGTTTTACAACTTCAGCATTCGCTACGACCGCGTAGACCGGGATGTGAAAGATATCCGGGCGAGCGATATTCCGGTCCGCAACGACACCCTGAGCCAGTACTATGTCAATGACTACCTGTACCACCGGGTAGGAACCGGCCTGCGCTACACGTACAAGGGCATGAACGTGTCGGTAGGGGCGGCCGGGCAGCAGTTTACGCTGGACGGACGGTTTGCGCCGGACCAGAGTTCGACCAATTTCCGGACCGTGGGCCGTACCTTCACGACCATCGTCCCGAATGTCGGTTTCAATTACGACCTGAAAAACAACCGCTGGCTGTACATGGACTACACGGTTGATGTCCGGATGCCGTCTTCCCGGGATTTGCAGCCGTTTCTCGACAACAGCAACCCCCGTTATCTGCGCGAAGGCAACCCGGACCTGCTGCCGCAGCTGACCCACCGGGTTTCGAGCGGATTCAGCATGTTCAATCCGGCGAACTTTATCAACTTTTTTGCCAATATCAACTACGGCTACAACGTTAACCAGCTCGTTTACAACCAGATCATCAATCCGCAAACGCTGGTGACGCTGACCCGGCCGGGGAACATTTCCGGCGGTCAGAGTTTCGGGACGTACCTGAACTTTGGGTTTCCGCTCAAGAAGACCAAGGCGACCCTCAACCTGAACTCATCGCTGAACTGGGGCGAGAATCCGGTGTTTGTGAACGCCGTGAAAAACGAGACGACCTCCAGCAACTACAACTTTGGCACCCGGCTCGATCTGACGCCGGTAGACTGGCTGACGTTCTACGCCAACGCCAACTGGAACATCAACAACGTCCGGTATTCGATCAACAAGACGCAGGACCAGGACTTCTACAACGACCGTTACGGCGGCGAGCTAAACCTGAAATTGCCGAAAGACCTGTATTTCAACAGCAACTTCAACTACCAGATTTACCGCAACAGCAACCCGCAGTTTGGCTTTGACCAGCGGATCCCCATTCTGAACCTGTCGGTCTACAAGATTTTCCTGAAAGACAACCGGGGCGAACTGCGGTTCTCGGTCTACGATGTGTTTAAGCGGAATCTGGGCGTGAACCAGTATGCGTCCCAGAACTTCTCGGTGCGGGAAAGCGTACAGACCCTTTCGCGCTATTTCATGCTGAGCTTTACCTATAACCTTCGGGGCGTGAAAGCCCAGATGCGTCGGAGCGGCTGGTGA
- the mgtE gene encoding magnesium transporter, with protein sequence MTFELTKEFLERIQSSIDVRDAATLRAEMEELYPADISRILYELDNESARYVLGLLDRDIGAEILANLDPSDRVGFLKGFTSEELAPFIENMDSDDAVDILNEQSIRTREEVIALLKDREQARFILDLLHYDEDVAGGLMQKELIKINVNLTVNQCIEEIRQQAENVENVYSVYVVDDMGKLLGRVSLKKIVLSRKTAKIADIYEDDIHFVETYRPAAEVAEIMQRYDLEAVPVVNVQGRLLGRITIDDILDVITEQAEEDIQVISGLTGEVEEDDNVWQRARVQLPWLIAGAFGSLLAATVINGFQSELGKIAALAAFIPIIGSTGGNVGIQTSSLILQSLADTSGLTASLGQRLLRTLLVALINGLTVGLIAGLYTFLIGEPRLFLVVATSLLAVVLLASFMGTITPLLLNRIGINPAVASGPFITTANDLIGIGVYFLIADFLLSEL encoded by the coding sequence ATGACTTTCGAGCTAACCAAAGAATTTTTAGAGCGTATTCAGTCCTCCATCGACGTGCGGGATGCTGCCACCCTGCGGGCGGAGATGGAAGAGTTATACCCCGCCGACATTTCCCGCATTCTGTACGAACTGGATAATGAGTCGGCTCGGTACGTGCTGGGTCTGCTCGACCGCGACATCGGGGCCGAAATTCTGGCCAACCTCGACCCGTCGGACCGCGTTGGCTTTCTGAAAGGCTTTACGTCGGAGGAGTTGGCGCCGTTTATCGAGAACATGGACTCCGACGATGCCGTGGACATACTCAACGAGCAGTCCATCCGGACCCGCGAAGAGGTGATTGCGCTGCTCAAGGACCGCGAACAGGCCCGTTTTATCCTTGATCTGCTCCATTACGACGAAGACGTAGCAGGCGGCCTGATGCAGAAGGAACTCATCAAGATCAACGTCAACCTGACGGTCAACCAGTGCATTGAGGAAATCCGGCAACAGGCAGAAAACGTCGAGAATGTGTACTCGGTCTACGTCGTGGACGACATGGGCAAGCTGCTGGGACGCGTTTCGCTGAAAAAAATTGTGCTCTCGCGGAAGACGGCCAAAATCGCCGACATCTACGAGGACGATATTCATTTTGTGGAAACCTACCGCCCGGCGGCCGAAGTCGCCGAGATCATGCAGCGGTATGACCTGGAAGCCGTGCCGGTCGTCAACGTGCAGGGGCGGCTGCTGGGCCGCATCACCATCGACGATATTCTGGACGTCATTACCGAACAGGCCGAAGAAGACATTCAGGTCATTTCGGGTCTGACGGGCGAAGTGGAAGAAGACGACAACGTCTGGCAGCGGGCCCGGGTGCAGCTGCCGTGGCTCATTGCCGGGGCCTTCGGGAGTCTGCTCGCCGCCACCGTTATCAACGGGTTTCAAAGCGAGCTGGGTAAGATTGCGGCCCTGGCGGCGTTCATACCCATCATTGGCTCGACGGGCGGCAACGTCGGGATTCAGACGTCTTCGCTCATTCTGCAAAGCCTCGCCGACACCTCCGGCCTGACCGCTTCGCTCGGCCAGCGGTTGCTCCGGACCCTGCTGGTCGCGCTCATCAACGGCCTGACGGTGGGCCTCATCGCCGGGCTGTATACGTTCCTGATCGGCGAACCGCGGCTGTTTCTGGTGGTGGCAACTTCGCTGCTGGCCGTGGTGCTGCTGGCCTCATTTATGGGCACCATCACCCCGTTGCTGCTCAACCGGATCGGCATCAACCCCGCCGTGGCGTCGGGGCCGTTCATCACAACGGCCAACGACCTGATCGGCATTGGCGTCTATTTTCTGATTGCCGATTTTCTGTTGTCGGAACTGTGA
- a CDS encoding M28 family peptidase: MRKIVYLSALLASTTVTAQTPDSVFIRNIYNETLARGQSYEWLRQLTKQIGPRLSGSAGAQKAVDWSKDLMEKQGFDRVFLQEVMVPHWVRGAKEEAYIKSGKDRITVPIAALGGSVATPSKGIEAQVVEVKSLKELDELGAGRIKGKIVFFNRPMDPTKLNTFEAYGGAVDQRAGGATFAAKFGAVGTIVRSMASNPDDFPHTGSLRYGPGVPLIPAAAISTNGADKLSALLKQNPNLTFYFKQNCETLPDAKSYNVVAEIRGTERPDEIIVVGGHLDSWDLGEGAHDDGAGCVQSIEVLRVLKQLGYKPKRTLRAVMFMNEENGLKGGIGYADYAKKNNEKHIAAIESDNGGFTPRGFGLVGTPEQKAKVLQWKELLAPYGLHEIGPGGGGADIGPLAQSGTVLFGFKPDSQRYFDYHHTAADRFEAVSKRELELGAASMAAVMYLVDKYGL; encoded by the coding sequence ATGAGAAAAATAGTGTACCTGAGTGCGTTGCTGGCTAGTACCACCGTTACGGCGCAAACTCCCGATTCCGTCTTCATCCGGAACATTTACAACGAAACCCTCGCCCGGGGACAATCCTACGAATGGCTTCGTCAGCTGACCAAACAGATCGGACCGCGCCTGAGCGGCTCGGCCGGGGCGCAGAAGGCCGTCGACTGGTCGAAAGACCTGATGGAAAAGCAGGGCTTCGACCGCGTTTTCCTGCAGGAAGTGATGGTGCCGCACTGGGTCCGCGGCGCAAAGGAAGAGGCGTACATCAAGTCTGGTAAAGACCGGATTACGGTACCCATTGCCGCGCTCGGCGGCTCCGTCGCCACGCCTTCCAAGGGCATCGAGGCGCAGGTCGTGGAGGTGAAAAGCCTGAAGGAACTCGACGAACTGGGCGCTGGGCGGATCAAAGGCAAAATTGTCTTTTTCAACCGCCCGATGGACCCCACCAAACTGAATACGTTCGAAGCGTACGGCGGGGCCGTTGACCAGCGCGCCGGCGGGGCCACCTTCGCCGCCAAGTTCGGGGCCGTCGGGACCATCGTCAGGTCGATGGCGTCCAACCCCGATGATTTTCCGCACACGGGTTCCCTGCGGTACGGGCCGGGTGTTCCCCTGATTCCGGCGGCCGCCATCAGTACCAACGGAGCCGACAAACTGAGTGCCCTGCTGAAGCAGAACCCGAATCTTACCTTCTATTTCAAACAGAACTGCGAAACGCTGCCCGATGCTAAATCCTATAACGTGGTGGCTGAAATCCGGGGCACCGAGCGTCCCGACGAAATCATCGTGGTCGGCGGCCATCTGGATTCCTGGGACCTGGGCGAAGGGGCGCACGATGACGGGGCGGGCTGCGTCCAGTCCATCGAAGTGCTGCGGGTGCTGAAGCAGCTGGGGTACAAGCCTAAGCGGACGCTGCGTGCCGTTATGTTCATGAACGAAGAAAACGGGCTCAAGGGCGGGATTGGTTACGCCGATTACGCCAAAAAGAACAACGAAAAGCATATTGCCGCTATTGAATCGGACAACGGCGGATTCACGCCCCGCGGCTTCGGACTGGTCGGGACGCCCGAACAGAAGGCGAAAGTCCTGCAATGGAAAGAGTTACTGGCACCTTACGGGCTGCACGAAATCGGTCCCGGCGGCGGTGGGGCGGACATCGGCCCGCTGGCCCAGTCTGGTACGGTGCTGTTCGGTTTCAAGCCCGATTCGCAGCGCTATTTTGATTACCACCACACGGCCGCCGACCGCTTCGAGGCCGTTAGCAAGCGCGAACTCGAACTCGGCGCCGCCAGCATGGCCGCGGTGATGTACCTGGTGGACAAGTACGGATTGTAG
- a CDS encoding DUF2237 family protein — protein MPNNVLGQTLTCCCTNPLTGYFRDGYCRTDESDSGRHVICAIMTRSFLQFTLSRGNDLVTPRPEFRFPGLKPGDRWCLCALRWREAFEAGVAPPVLLSCTHERALQYVTLEMLGAMAFEE, from the coding sequence ATGCCTAACAACGTTCTTGGCCAAACGCTTACCTGCTGCTGCACCAATCCCCTGACGGGATACTTTCGGGACGGGTACTGCCGCACGGACGAATCGGACTCGGGTCGCCATGTCATCTGCGCCATCATGACCCGGTCGTTTCTGCAATTTACCCTTAGCCGGGGCAACGACCTCGTTACGCCCCGGCCGGAGTTCCGCTTTCCGGGCCTGAAACCCGGCGACCGCTGGTGTCTCTGCGCCCTGCGCTGGCGGGAGGCGTTCGAAGCCGGGGTTGCGCCGCCGGTCCTGCTTTCCTGTACGCATGAACGTGCCCTCCAATACGTTACGTTAGAAATGCTGGGGGCGATGGCTTTTGAAGAATGA
- a CDS encoding nucleotide pyrophosphohydrolase, translated as MTLQEAQKTVDDWIKTIGVRYFNELTNMAILTEEVGELARIMARRYGEQSEKESDKNRDLGDEMADVLWVLICLANQTGVDLTEAFRKNMEKKTQRDATRHKENEKLS; from the coding sequence ATGACTTTACAGGAAGCACAGAAAACCGTGGACGACTGGATCAAAACTATCGGCGTTCGCTACTTTAACGAACTGACCAACATGGCGATTCTGACGGAGGAAGTGGGCGAACTGGCCCGAATCATGGCCCGCCGCTACGGCGAACAATCGGAGAAGGAGTCGGATAAAAACCGGGATCTGGGCGACGAAATGGCCGATGTGCTCTGGGTCCTGATCTGCCTGGCCAACCAGACCGGCGTCGACCTGACCGAAGCTTTCCGGAAAAATATGGAAAAGAAAACGCAGCGCGACGCCACGCGGCATAAGGAGAATGAGAAACTGTCTTGA
- a CDS encoding polysaccharide deacetylase family protein yields MKSVLLLSFLLLSATLKAQTYAERLGFPKGKKVVILHVDDAGMSYEANQGTLKSMQNGIATSTSVMMPCAWVPQFMEQVQKNPSLDVGVHLTMTSEWNPYRWFPLVGKDKAPGLYDEQGGFWHSVAQVVEHAKPDEVEAEMRAQIARYRQFGVQPTHLDSHMGTLFEMPFLPRYVKVGIEEKIPILFPGGHATLISSINRVPEALRPMLKQIGEQLWNAGLPVLDDLDGTSYSWKMPAGTPVTDESLQKFKTQKFIELLQSCKPGITYIIMHSADAGAHFDQISNSGQTRRGDMLAMLDPALKAYIQKEGIILTTWRELSERRKKVQ; encoded by the coding sequence ATGAAGTCCGTTCTCCTTCTCTCCTTCCTCCTGCTTTCGGCTACCCTGAAAGCCCAGACCTATGCCGAGCGCCTCGGCTTTCCGAAAGGCAAAAAAGTGGTTATCCTGCACGTCGACGATGCCGGCATGAGCTACGAAGCCAATCAGGGCACGCTTAAATCCATGCAAAACGGCATTGCCACCTCCACCAGCGTCATGATGCCCTGCGCCTGGGTGCCGCAGTTTATGGAACAGGTGCAGAAAAATCCGTCTCTCGATGTGGGCGTTCACCTGACCATGACTTCGGAATGGAATCCTTACCGCTGGTTTCCGCTCGTGGGCAAAGACAAGGCACCGGGCCTGTACGACGAGCAGGGTGGTTTCTGGCACTCGGTAGCCCAGGTGGTGGAGCACGCTAAACCGGACGAAGTGGAGGCCGAAATGCGGGCGCAGATTGCCCGTTACCGGCAGTTTGGCGTTCAGCCCACGCACCTGGATTCGCATATGGGCACGCTGTTTGAGATGCCGTTTCTGCCGCGCTACGTGAAAGTCGGCATAGAAGAAAAGATTCCGATTCTGTTTCCCGGCGGCCACGCCACGCTCATCAGCAGCATCAACCGCGTCCCGGAAGCCCTGCGGCCCATGCTCAAACAGATTGGTGAGCAGTTATGGAATGCCGGACTGCCCGTGCTCGACGACCTCGACGGCACCAGCTACAGCTGGAAAATGCCCGCCGGAACGCCCGTGACAGACGAAAGCCTTCAGAAATTCAAGACCCAGAAATTCATCGAACTGCTGCAATCCTGCAAGCCGGGCATCACCTACATCATCATGCACAGCGCCGACGCCGGGGCGCATTTCGACCAGATCAGCAACTCCGGTCAGACCCGCCGCGGCGACATGCTCGCCATGCTCGACCCCGCCCTCAAAGCCTATATTCAGAAAGAAGGCATCATCCTGACCACCTGGCGCGAGCTGAGCGAGCGGCGGAAGAAAGTACAATGA
- the dtd gene encoding D-aminoacyl-tRNA deacylase, producing MIAVIQRVTRASVTIEGTLKGQIQTGFLVLLGITHTDTREDLEWLSKKIVGMRVFNDAEGKMNLDLAAVGGDILLISQFTLHASTKKGNRPGFTEAARPETAIPLYEQMIAQLTADLGKPIQTGEFGADMKVELLNDGPVTIVMDTKNRI from the coding sequence ATGATCGCCGTAATTCAGCGCGTTACCCGTGCTTCCGTCACCATCGAAGGAACCCTCAAAGGCCAGATCCAGACCGGGTTCCTGGTCCTGCTGGGCATCACCCATACCGACACCCGCGAAGACCTCGAATGGCTGAGCAAGAAGATTGTCGGGATGCGCGTTTTCAACGATGCCGAAGGGAAAATGAACCTTGATCTGGCGGCCGTCGGAGGCGATATTCTGCTGATCAGTCAGTTTACGCTGCACGCCAGTACCAAAAAAGGCAACCGCCCCGGCTTTACCGAAGCCGCCCGCCCCGAAACGGCCATTCCGCTGTATGAGCAGATGATCGCCCAGCTCACCGCCGACCTCGGCAAACCCATCCAAACGGGCGAATTCGGCGCGGATATGAAGGTGGAACTGCTCAACGACGGCCCGGTGACGATTGTGATGGATACGAAGAATCGAATTTAA
- a CDS encoding fatty acid desaturase family protein — MRVLTAIHDPVFVPRLYSRFDQFLLRFIKDERDLPFVHLCLRITLTLIPLSILLYMPFVTGWVWWAVAGVHFFLNNVAFKGPYGLMLHCTCHRPLFRKEYDFMNNYIPWVLAPFFGQTPETYFSHHIGMHHAENNQEDDDSSTMAYRRDSLRGFLRYFLDFLLTGLHGLMSYLNRKKRRKLATKAFVGEITFFTVCLILAFVNWQATVAVFILPFFIFRFVTMLGNWTQHAFIDPTDPGNPYKNSITCINVKYNRKCWNDGYHISHHERPAMHWTEHPAYFQKTLPKYVANKALIFDGIGYPTVFFCLMTKKYDVLARHVVNLDGTFANEQEIVRLLQQRTQPVRQAQSQPAFA, encoded by the coding sequence ATGCGTGTATTAACTGCCATCCACGACCCCGTTTTTGTCCCCCGCCTTTACTCCCGGTTCGACCAGTTTTTACTCCGCTTCATCAAGGACGAGCGCGACCTGCCGTTTGTTCACCTTTGCCTTCGGATCACGCTGACCCTGATTCCGCTCAGCATCCTGCTTTATATGCCGTTCGTGACGGGCTGGGTCTGGTGGGCCGTGGCGGGCGTTCATTTCTTTCTGAACAATGTGGCGTTCAAAGGACCGTACGGGCTGATGCTGCACTGTACCTGCCACCGGCCGCTTTTCCGGAAAGAATACGACTTTATGAACAACTACATTCCGTGGGTGCTGGCGCCTTTTTTCGGACAAACGCCGGAGACGTATTTCAGCCACCACATCGGCATGCACCATGCCGAAAACAACCAGGAAGACGACGACAGCAGCACCATGGCGTACCGGCGGGACAGCCTTCGCGGCTTTCTGCGGTATTTTCTGGATTTTCTGCTGACGGGTCTGCACGGTCTGATGAGCTACCTGAACCGCAAAAAACGGCGCAAGCTGGCGACCAAAGCCTTTGTCGGAGAGATCACCTTTTTTACCGTCTGCCTCATCCTGGCCTTTGTCAACTGGCAGGCAACCGTGGCGGTGTTCATCCTGCCGTTCTTTATTTTCCGGTTTGTGACCATGCTCGGCAACTGGACCCAGCACGCGTTTATCGACCCGACGGACCCCGGCAATCCGTACAAAAACAGCATTACGTGCATCAACGTCAAGTACAACCGCAAGTGCTGGAACGACGGTTACCACATCAGCCACCACGAACGCCCGGCCATGCACTGGACCGAGCATCCGGCGTATTTCCAGAAAACGCTGCCCAAATACGTAGCCAACAAAGCGCTGATCTTCGACGGCATCGGTTATCCAACCGTGTTTTTCTGCCTGATGACCAAAAAATACGACGTGCTGGCCAGGCACGTCGTTAATCTGGATGGGACTTTTGCGAACGAGCAGGAGATCGTCCGCCTGTTGCAGCAACGGACGCAACCGGTCCGTCAGGCGCAAAGCCAGCCCGCTTTTGCCTGA